In the Silene latifolia isolate original U9 population chromosome 1, ASM4854445v1, whole genome shotgun sequence genome, CCATATCCTTGGCACTTGAAACATCGTCGCAATCTCGCATGCTTTGTTTCAACCATTGTACCCTTTCCCTTATCTTTTGGATCCTCCTTTCGTACATCCTTGCTACTGGTCATAGTAGCTGCTGGTTTCGAGTAAGTGCTCGAATTCCTCGAATAATCACGAGCATAGGATTTCTTGCCTTTATCTTGCTTCTCGAATTTAAGAGCTAGCCTGCAAACATCGTTAAATCCATCATAATTCTGGATTTCCACCCGTTGTGCTAGGCTCGAATTGAGGCCACGAATAAAACGCGCAGTTCTcaattcttccttctcttccaAATCGCAAATAATGCTCAATTTCTCGAATTCTTTCACATAATCAGCAACACTCAAGCTTTCCTGCGTTAAAGATGTTAGCTTTAAGTAATTATCTTGCTCGTAGTCTCTAGGAAGAAACCTCTTCATAAGATGCTTCTTTAACTTTTCCCAAGTTTCAATCTTAGGTTTTCTGTCTTTCTTGCGTTGCTTCTTCAGATTTTCGTACCATAAAGACGCGTACTTGGTTAATTTTAATGTAGCAACCTTAAACTGCTTATGCTCATCGTAGTCTTTGTATTCGAAAATCCTCTCTGCTTGATGAATCCAATCCAGAAACTTTTCAGCATCTAGATCTCCATTAAACTCGGGTATGTCGAGTTTAAGGCCTCTGTCATCAtcgttcttgtttttctttttatcctTTGGTTGCTCGTCTTCTTCAGATTCGGACGGACTGTCCGAATTCTTTTTCTTCTCCTTATTCTTTAACATAGTTGCTATCTCCTTTAAAACATAAGACATCTGAGCCATCCCCATTTTTAACTCGTTATGACCATCTTACCATGTTTTTGGAGTACCATCTTTGTCGTTAACCATAATTAACAACTTCCCAAGACAGATCTATTAAGGAATAAATCTGAACCTTGCTCTGGTAACCAATTTGATATAGAACTCGTTCGTTAGAATGTAATGTTAGAttaaattgcagcggaattatTGATTAGTTTGAGTATGTCGTGTATAAGATCAAAAAACAAGGAAATATTGTTGGTAATTGCGTGAATTTGGAACAAAGAACAGGATAGATTAGCGAATCTtgttctaacctcgcaaggttatagctcgATTTGCTATAACTCAGCCTCGCAAGGAAGAGTCCTAATCTAATCTCGCAAGATTGACACAAGTTTTACGAACTGTAAACTTTATTGTATTTCTGAAATATTCTGAAAATAAGGCCACAATCGgtccttatttatagtcctactcgatgtcacaatctgactcgagatctaattcctcAACTTATCTTCCAAGCTatttttcctaaactaactaggaaacttattatataattattaactaataaAAATTAGATTTGTGGAAGCTAAATAAAACTAGGATTGGGAAATATAgagtttcctaattttatttggattaggaaatatagagtttcctaattttatttgaaaacagtaaaataaactaaTAGCTAATCCAACACAATTTAGGAAATCGTGTCTCCTAACATGGCTGGAATTCCGTGCTCCTACACGGCTTAGGGAAGCGTGTTTCCAGCTCCGCCATCTTCATTGCTCTCCCATTTCAACATCGTCACATAACTCGACCCCATTTTGAAACCTTATGTAatttgagttacatttcgactaatgagCACTTCATTTTCGCTATCTTCCAATGCTTCCGCATCACTCACCTTCAACGACCATCATCTATGAAAAGCGGCCTACAAACCAAGTTGCGGATGCACTTTCCAAGTTTGCTTTGAGTGACTCGAGCCCGAACTGTGGGTTTTATAATTGGGACTATGTGCCCCCTTTTGTATTACATTTGTATAACTCGGATCTTCTTCTTGTTTGTACTCCCTTATCGCCTGACCCTCCCCCCTAAGCTGTACTGAACTCTGGCCCTTGCGCTGTTTATGCGCCTTTTATTATATCGTTCAATTCCgccaaaaaaaaaaggtttacaCGATAATCTATAGTCAAAACTCAAGAGAAATCAATTTGGCAGCAATCTTGCTCATAAAGAGTACTATTCTCGCTCCTTTTTTATAATCTTGTGACATTCTTCTGTATAAACTTGTCTTATAAAATCGGCACATAAAAGGGAGAAGACCGTTATTTTCCTTTTACTAAAGATAATTCGACTGCAACTATACTCGACATAAGCATCTAATCACTTTTAGACAAATTAAAATCTTTATAAAGAAATACAAATAGTCCCTTGTGCCATTCCCCGCACCTTCCCTCCATCTAAATACACATCCCATGGTCAAAGATTTTCTTAAGAAATTCATTGTAGAAAGACACAAAATCAATAATTTGAGGAGAAGGGGAATTAAAAATTTGAGGAGAAGGAGCTTAAATACTTCAACATTCatgaattaaaaatgaaaaaatcaGGAAGAACACAAAATAATACCTTCTTCgtttcagtcatttgtttaccttcaaTTAAAATACCCTCTCAATGAATACAAAAGATAAACATTTTTCGATTAATCATTTATGGGTAAATTGATTTTGACAAATTGAAATAGGGTTCACAAAATTGAATTAGGCAATCGAATAATCAAATTAGGTTAATTGATTTTGAGGATTTCAGTTAGAGATTACCAATTCATTGATCGAATTTTGATTATTTGAATTAGGGTTCattaatttgatataaaatttaattaggatttgttttttttttttttttttaataaaaatcgattttcattattaaaaaaatctaaataacaaataaaaaaaataaaaagtcaaAACAATTAAAAACTTGCATAAAAAATGTTAATTACTCTAATTAACTTGTTAACCCAATATGATAATTTATTAATCTAACCTTACTCTAACCTATAGAACTTAGCCTAGTTTTCCACATGGCGGGCTGTCATTGGCTAGGTATGAAAAATCTCATACACCTTGTTTATGAGTATCACTCTATAACGGTTGTATCCCTGCCTTTTATTCTCAATCTTTGAGATACTACTACCTAGTTTCCAAAACAAATTCCgattttgttttttgattttaTTAGTATCCCTCAAAAAGTTCCTAACTGTACAAAGATTTCTTATAATATTTCCTAATGTTAATGTTATATACGGAGTAAGAGACCGAAATATGGTAAAATACATATACACACACGTTCACGTAATTAGCACTATTTAAGGAGGGAGTTGTGCAAAGTGCAAATCATGAAACAAAAAACAACACAAGCACTAATCCATATTACTTGTATAACTTCTGAATTTAGATAACTCCCAGGTATGTCCTTGGTCTCTCGTTACTTACATTAATATAATACTACTCCGTATGATACATATATTTAGAATTTAGATCCGACATGATATGAACGTTAGACGGTTTTGTACAAGAATAGGTGCACTTTGAAATCAGAAGCCGGACGTTATTGTATTGCATGCAGTTGACCTTGCTTCCctaattattttgttaattaacgccaattaaccaaaaaattctaTGTTGAATTTGTGTTATgtgttatttgtttacctttgacgTTAGCGTGTAAATAACATTGAGTTGAAGAATTGAAATTTGAATATAATTATCATGGTACCTGTTGTATGTGCAGTTGGTGTCCAGGCTCCAACGAGTAAATAAGTTATGGCGACAAAATCGCGGCCTTCCCTTGAATCATGCAGCGAAGAGAACGATGATGTTTTCAGTGAGTTACCTGAAGAAATTTTGATGTCAGTAATGTGTTTGTTTACCATGAAGGAAGCTGCAAGATTTAGTCTTGTTTCCCGCCAATGTGAAGTCATATGGCGATATTTTCCGGTATTGATCTTCGAAGATAACCAAGTGAATTTCGATAATTATGAGGCACTTGTTGAAAAGAAAGCTTGCTTTGTTTGGAGGGTTGATCGTATTATTGAAAAGCATTTGGGGACAAATATAGACGAACTTAGAATCACATGTGATTTGGAACCAAGTTGgcaatcttatgttgataagtgGGTGGGTTTTGCACTAGATAAACAGGTTAAAAGGCTTGAGCTCAACTTTTCACCAATTTGGAGAAAACTGCGCGTTCCCGATGACCGTATTTATCGTTTTTATGCCTATCCTCGTGATCTTCCACCTAAGTTGtttactactactactagtacTACTGGCTGCTTCAAGTCGTGTTTTCTAACGTCTCTTTGTCTTAGATTCGTGAATGTGAACGATGAATTCGTTGATTTCCTCCCTCGTACTTGCCCACTCCTAGAGATGTTGTGCATCCAAGGATCGTCACGTTTAACTAGAGTCACCGGTTGTTTAGAATTGAAACAGTTAGAGGTGTCTCACTGTAAGAATCTTAAAAAAATTGATGTGACAGCCCGAAAGCTTCAGTCCTTGACACTTAATATTATGCATCCTGTTGAGCTACTACGCATTGTGGATGCTCCCTCTCTCGTTGAGATGTCAATTGGCGAGGCATATACATTTCTCTATTTATTTAATTACTACCTTGAAGACATTTTCTCCCAGTTGGTATATCTCAATCTAAGGATTGAACTAGGTGGGGTACCTTTTGGGCTGGTTAGTACACTTCTTCTCTGCCTTATTTCTTGTTTTTGCCTTTTTGTAACCAATTAACTAAAgtaatattatattatattttttgtaACAGGGGGGAATGATAATGATGAATGGTGTTGCGATGCCGAAACTTGAACATCTACAACTGCAAGTTTTTAATGTAATGGCTTACTCAAGCCTTCGTGGATGTATTTTCGTGATTGCGACAACCCCTAGTCTGCAGAAGCTGACATTAAAGGCACGAACCCTCTTTCCTTGCTCTCGATCGCTTCCCATTTGTCTTGTTTAAAATTGTTATGAATGTTTGATATTAATAATTTTTTCATGTTTGTAGTTGGAGGAGTTTATTATCAACGAAAAGGGATACAATCGGAAACTAAACAAATGGGTTGGCTATGGATTTCCCATTAAATGGTTGACAACGTTGGAGATTGTTGGGTACAGGGGAGAGCTGGTTGACCTTGAGCTTGCATTCTTTGTTCTTGAGAATGCTACTATGCTTGAAGAAATCATTCTTGACTTCGCCCCACTCGATGACAACCATAAGCAACAACGATTACAAATGCTACAGACGAAACTACCACAGGACGTAAAGTTAATAGTTAAGTAAACTTGTTGTCGCGGATTATGTAGATGCAAAATCAAATTTGCTATTCATAATTATACAAATATGTAAGTTTTGGTAATCCCCtaattagggtgattagagagataTCATATATATAGCAAAGGTGTACATCGATAGTCACCTAAATACAGTAATTAAACTAATCTATTGTTTCCTAAATACAAGGGACTAAATATATACACAATATTTACTTGCTAATACTCCCCCGCAGTCGAAACGGGAGAAGGGCGGACGCTAAGACTGGAACGGAACCGAGTGAATAAATGACGAGGAAGACCCTTCGTAAAAATATCAGCATATTGGTACTCGGCAGGGACATGCAACACACGAACCGTTCCTAATTGAACTTTCTCACGCACAAAATGAATATCAAGCTCGATGTGCTTGGTGCGTTGGTGCTGAACCGGGTTACTAGACAAGTACACCGCGGAAATATTATCacaataaaccaaagtagcacgGTGAATTGGCACATGAAGCTCAAGTAACAAATTTCGTAACCAGCTCGTCTAGGCCACGGCATTAGCAACACCACGGTACTCCGCTTCGGCACTAGAACGTGAGACAGTGGCTTGACGTTTGGACGACCAAGACACCAAATTGTCTCCCAAAAACACACAATAACCGGAAGTGGAGCGAACCGTATCGGGGCAACCGCCCCAATCAGCGTCCGAGTATGCTGTCAACTCAAAAGTTTTACTCTTCGAAATGGTAAGCCCATGCGCAAGCGTGCCCTTAAGATAACGCAAAATGTGTTTGAGGAAGTGAAAGTGAGGCTCCCGAGGTGCATGCATGAAAAGACAGACCTGTTGAACAGCATAAGTAAGGTCGGGTTGAGTGATAGTTAAATACTGAAGTGCCCCCGCAAGGCTGCGATAAAGCGTGGGGTCAGCAAACGGAGCACCCGTAGTCGGACTAAGCTTCGAACCGGTTTCAACCGGTGTGGACACGGGATTACAATTCGACATGGAGGCACGATTAAGAATATCTTTGGCATATTGATCCTGACATAAAAACAGGCCAGTAGACGTACGTGTCACATTAATGCCCAAAAAATGATGCAGCGATCCAAGGCCCGACATGGCAAACTCACTCGACAAATCCGTAATAATACGTCGCAACAAAGAAGTAGAAGAAGCCGTAAGTATAATATCGTCAACATAAAGAAGAAGATAAGCAGTTTCCGTACCGGCCCGAAAAATAAACAGCGACGTGTCACATATGCTACTCCGAAATCCCCGAGAAAGAATAAAATTAGCGAACCGTTGGTACCAAGCTCGGGGTGCCTGTTTGAGCCCATAAAGGGACTTGCGAAGTCGACATACGTGATTAGGAGTAGCTTTAGTAACAAAACCCGGTGGTTGATGCATGAAAACGGTTTCCTTTAAATCACCATGGAGAAACGCATTCTTGACATCCAATTGATGAATGGGCCAAGAACGGGTGACAGCAATACTTAACACCGTACGAATAGAAGTAGGCTTAACCACAGGGCTAAATGTCTCATAGCAATCAATCCCGACCTGTTGAGTTTTACCATTTACCACGAGACGGGCCTTATACCGTTGAAGTGAACCATTTGCATTAAATTTGTGACGAAACAACCACATACAATGAATAACAGGAGCATGTGATGGTCGTGGTACAAGCTCCCACGTTCCATTATCAATTAAAGCACGATATTCGTCTGCCATGGCAGCCTTCCAATTCGGGTCCTGAAGGGCGAGGGTGGGGGATTTGGGCAGTGGAGAGAGAGGTGAGGCGGATGTGGTATGCAGAACACGCGGTTTGAATATACCATTCATAGCACGGGTCGACATTTGATGGGCACGATGGGCAGGGAAAGATTGAGGTGGAGGGTTATGCGAAGGGGAATGGTATGACGGGGCAGGGCTAGGTGGAGGTAAGGGAGTGGCTGGAGCGGCAGGGGTAGCTGGGGAGGCAGGGGTAATATGTGTGGCAGGGAACATCGAGGGTGGGGACTGAGGTTGAGTAGTAACGGAAGGGGAACGGGTTGGCGAGTCGGGCGTTTGTGGTGCGTTGTGAGGGGCCTGGTTGGGTTGGGTTGTAGGTGGTGGGGTCATATCAGCCAGGACGTGGGAAGGGATTTCGTCATCAATGTGCAAAAAATTATAATCCGATGGTTTGACAGTAGAGGATTCGGAAAAGGGAAAAACAGATTCATCAAAAGTAACATGACGCGAAAAAATAATTTTCCCGCTAGACAAATCAAGACAACGATAACCTTTATACTCATTTGGGTAACCAAGAAAGACACATCGGGTGGACCTAGGAGCTAATTTGTGTGGACGTTTGGCGGATAAATTTGGATAGCAGACACGGCCAAAGACACGGAGATGATCATAGGACGGCTCCTTTAGAAATAGGACAGATGTGGGGTTTCGATAAGCTAAGACTTTGGAGGGTAGGATGTTATGTATGTGGACTGCGGCGTGGGCAGCATCGACCCATAAGTTGGACGGAAGGGAGGCGTGATGGAGGAGGGTGAGGGTGATTTCGTTAATGCGGCGTATCATGCGTTCCGCTTTCCCattttttgaggaagtttgagGACATGAAAACCGAAAAACAAGGCCATTT is a window encoding:
- the LOC141590256 gene encoding F-box/LRR-repeat protein At3g03360-like; protein product: MATKSRPSLESCSEENDDVFSELPEEILMSVMCLFTMKEAARFSLVSRQCEVIWRYFPVLIFEDNQVNFDNYEALVEKKACFVWRVDRIIEKHLGTNIDELRITCDLEPSWQSYVDKWVGFALDKQVKRLELNFSPIWRKLRVPDDRIYRFYAYPRDLPPKLFTTTTSTTGCFKSCFLTSLCLRFVNVNDEFVDFLPRTCPLLEMLCIQGSSRLTRVTGCLELKQLEVSHCKNLKKIDVTARKLQSLTLNIMHPVELLRIVDAPSLVEMSIGEAYTFLYLFNYYLEDIFSQLVYLNLRIELGGVPFGLGGMIMMNGVAMPKLEHLQLQVFNVMAYSSLRGCIFVIATTPSLQKLTLKLEEFIINEKGYNRKLNKWVGYGFPIKWLTTLEIVGYRGELVDLELAFFVLENATMLEEIILDFAPLDDNHKQQRLQMLQTKLPQDVKLIVK